AAAAAGCTTCGCAAAAAACTTTTAGGATTTTGAACAAATATAAACAGATGCGTAGGTCGGTTTGAGCGCAAGCGAAAACCGACATTATGAGTTGTCTGATTTCGGCACGCCTCAATCAGACCTACTAAAAATAACAGGAGAAGAAAAATGCCAGAAGAAAATGCAGGCGATTACAAAGAATTTAAACACAGTTTTAATGACCCTTTCGCAGACGTAGAAATTGAAAAAGCATTTCGTTTCAAACGCCCAAAAACTCCGTCAGTGGATCGCTGTCAGAAGCAGATGATGAAATCTCCGGCAAAGGCCCTGGAAGGGCTTTGTCTGGATGCTGTTCATCCTGAAGACAAGGCCCGGATTCAGGAAGACTTCAAGATTTATCCTGGTCTTGCTTCCGCTTTCGGAAACGAGTTGCTCAAGGCTGTGGG
Above is a window of Desulforegula conservatrix Mb1Pa DNA encoding:
- a CDS encoding DUF6848 family protein, producing MPEENAGDYKEFKHSFNDPFADVEIEKAFRFKRPKTPSVDRCQKQMMKSPAKALEGLCLDAVHPEDKARIQEDFKIYPGLASAFGNELLKAVGFGDLGN